From the Juglans microcarpa x Juglans regia isolate MS1-56 chromosome 7D, Jm3101_v1.0, whole genome shotgun sequence genome, the window tttttgtctgtGTTAGTTGGCATATCATGCATGCTCCGGTCTTTGACTATGAGATTCCTGTCGATCCATTAATTAATTGGGGCCAAACCATGTGAAGGAACCAAATTAATTAAGGAATAATATCAAGTTAACGACATGCAATTGCACTGTCCCTCTGCAATTGATTGGCATTTGAATGGGAGGCAATGCCTTGTTGAGAAGAGGTAATTTCTTAAATGTTGGGGATAAGTGGTGACTACATAAAAATAGGAATGAGTGGAAGAAATGGTGTCTAAAGATTTAGAAAAGGTGGTAAAAATGGCTTTTCCAAAGTATAAATTGGTGGGAAAAGAGGTTTCTTAAGTTGAAATTGGAACCGAAGGCGACAATGCCTTCTTGAACATATGAATGGATGGTGGAATTAGGAGGTTATACTTAGCAATTGGGATAGGGTGTGGAACTATCTTCTTAAATGATGTCTTAAATATTGGAGCATCATTTGGTTTCTTAAATGGTACACACTGAGCTCTGCACAAGCAAAAGCACAAGACCATGGCGAATCATATGTtaggatgtaaaaaaaaaaaaaaaaatgccaatgcAAAACCATCATCTGCTAACTGCCAATGAAAGTCAATATCTTTAACCCACAAATGAAGCAACCTAAATAACTTGTCAAAACATCcatgtgtttaaaaaaaaaaaaaaaacaggtatCTGAAGTGGCCAGGCCATAGCATCTCACAGCAAACAAGAAGCACAAAAGACAGCCGAGCCAAAGGGATTTGGTGCGCATTCTGAACCCTCCTTTTAATTTCCAGCTTATGACAGGAAACTTCTCACAGATACACAAACAACTTGTTCCGATGTTTTGAGTGTCTGAGTTTGATCATTGTCCTTTTTGTGTGCTTACATTGTCTATTATAGTCTGGTCTCCTCCGAGTACAAAGCCAACTATGATTCCCAGTTCTCAAGCTGTACAGGTTGACGCATGCATGGCtgatgtttttactttttttctcttggaCAGTTGAGGTTTTTAGTTGAAATGATATTTCGTGCCCTCGTACTGTCTATTCAAATTGATTTCTTCTAGAAGCTAATCCAATCAATATCATCCAAACTCGCGCTAATGCTATAAAACTTCAACACACAAACGTAGAAAGGGAGCCCACTCTTCGCCACTCAGTCCAACGAGTCTCCTTCTAAGGTGTTGAATGTAAATCTAACCATGCGACCAGAAAGAAATATGGAAGTGCACCTTAAAAGAAACCAaacaatgaagaaaacaaaataattgcaTGCCAACAACAATTGGAGAACTGGATGTGAAGAATAAAAAtgggtttattatatatacaataaaccAACTTAGATTTACAGATAAAACAGTTAAAAGTTTCAACTCTGCAGCCAACACATGTATCACTAATCTTAATCCAATGATACCAAAAAGCAATCCAAGGTGATGGATCGAATGAAAACAAACAGAGATGGGTATGGGTAGAAATCAgaatgatttatattttttatccaaGCAAAGTCATCAAGAAGTTTTTGTGGTCTCCTGATGTGtctaaaagaaatttgaaatattagaaCAGATGGAGAAATCTCACAACACGCAAATCAGTGTGTGATCATGTATATTTATACAACTTTCTATCTCCTTACAAAAGGATAATTACAAGATTAAATGCTAAATACAAGGCTGCTATTACGCTAGAATTATTGACAAAGATTTGATTGCAGGCTAAACACAAGGCTGCTATCACGCCAGAGTTTATTGACAAGGATTTGATTGAGCTGTATCCTTGATCTTCGGACGTGTATATACTGAAGTTCCCAAGTCTTCATCCATGATTCCAGCAGAAATAATAGGCAATGAATCCCGCTGTTTTATGCAATGAATCCTCTGTTTTATCAGTGTCACCAATAACTGCCTTGTCAAGGCTGCTATTGTACATTTTTAATACTCCCCTCTAATTTTTATTGCTCTTGTTAAAGAATCCTCATCTGTCCCAAGCCCAATAATCGATTTTCTGATTACCTGGTGACGTTTCAAGCAACAGAGAAAAATTGCATTAAAGATAACTGCTAATTCCAAAACAGTTCgacttctcttcattttttttataagtttaacACTGGTTACAGCTACAAAGACGAACATTTCTAATTTGTACACAATTTCGGATCAACATTTAGGAAGTTCAAAGATCATGTTCTACTTCAATGgctatattcaaaataaaagctTGGTGATTGCGTACAAAGTAAATACAACCAGGTTCCAGAGAAGTAAAATGGGCTACTTGAGAAGAGAAACTTCTACTTTTCCATATCAAGTTAAGGAAACTGATAATTGTATGATCTGTTATGGAAGCTGCAGAGTTTGGCCATATGAAGACGAACTAAATGGAATTATTCTACCCATTTGCTCTCCAAGAAGCTGGCACCAAATCAGTGGCTCAGCATTGTTTAGTCCACGAAAGCTGTTAGTGATAGTCAAATGTTCATCCCAACCCACTCCCATTTTTAACCACCCTTGAAATTAAGTTGACATCAATCATACCTTTCGGACTTGAATCTGCAGCCTTAAACTGCACAAAGGCGAACACTAGCCAACTTTCACAAGGATTGCACTGAAAAGCGTGATATTAATGGCCTGATTTTGTCCAAGGGTAAATAGATCCAATCACATTACGATTTTAAGGGACTGTTTCAGAAGCCTCCAACAGGTGCCTGAGGACTTTGTCCTTGTCCATGTGAATTCAATGTTATGATGTCTTTAACACTTCAGCCccattttgttgtgaaaaacaaCGATGacaaacaaagcaaaaaaaaaaaaaaaaaacacaagcaaatcaatcacacaacaaaaaaaattgatatgttTCGGCAACGTGCCTATGTCCATAGAGCtgcaaaagattttattatgctaatgaatcacaaaatacactttGAGAGCGAAATCTCTTGTTCAGAATACTTAAAACCTtcattaaatacatatttatagtgtCACACAACGGAATAATTTCACTTTTATGTATTATTCGCTCAAGCGGTATGTCGAGCGTGCAtcgagcaaactctctgtctgaattcctGTTGACCTCCTTGAAAATCTATCCAAAAAATCATAACACATCCTTGTCGGGTCAGGTCATCAAATTGGGCTGACACACCAACAAACCGGGCTCTACCAACCCAACACACTTCTCCATTTGAATTTAACATCACACGTCTTCAACTTTCAAGATGGCATGTTTGGCTTCTCACAAAAAGTTTTGCACAACATTATAAGTAGTCCTAGGTACCAAATTCGGGCATTATTAACGAAAACTAACATACAACTTAAAGGGGATACGAAACTCTTTTGTCATCATTTACCTACCATCTGTTGCATGAAAGGAAAACCTCGTCTGTATCAATAAAAGCAGTTTGAAAATGCTAACCAATACATCTTGGTTAGTGAAGTTAGAATATGAGGTTCTTCCTCTAGCCATTATCTCTAATTTCCATGGCAAGTCagagatttaaaataaaaaaaataaaaaaaaccttggTAAGGAGGAAAGAAGTTACCTCTGCAAAATGTTTCTCAGGGGAGTCAATGTACCAAATTACCATGTCCAGAAGAGACTCCAAATATCCATTCCCACAACGATCGACTTAGCCGAACTAAGTCAGTCATAACTTTTGATTCTCATATTGTATTGAGGTGATATTATAGCATTGGAAAGCTAAGGCTGTGTTTGtcaagtgagagtacttgagatactttcactactattctttactttattattattttttacctacttttctactgttcattatttttcacctactttttaatattttattattactttttcattacttttcactactattcacaaacattctcaacacttctcaaatattctcactacccaaacgtggCCTTAAGTCAATTATCTAAACATTCATATTCTCACGAGAATCTTCAAATTCCAATATTTACATGGCCAAAACAGCTCGAAAATGTCACAATCAACACTCAGAAAGTAAGCATGAACAGTAGTGACATGTGTTGCTCCTGTGAAACTTGTCAATGCTTGTTCAAAGGTCCTGCACGTCCGTCTCACCAACTCCAGTGGGAATTTCAAATGTTTAGACCGGTTTTTGGACAGATGGAGGACACCTGTGGCCCGAAATGGAATCCAAAGGTCAAATAGCCGCCACTCCATAGATTTAAATTACGTTTATATTGAGCAGGGCATGGTCCTCATCGTTCTAATAATTAATACTCTATCAAGAATGATGCCATTCCCAGGACGGGATAGTGGAATTACTGAAGATCATTATTATTCAGAAATCATGGTAATTTCTTGGTCCTTGATAGTGTTAAACATTACGGGATATATCCCAAGGGTGCAGGTTAAAAGGGTTACAAATAAGAACGACAAGAGCTAGCGTCTGCAGATCACTGCCTGGTGAAGTTTAGCAGGAATTCAATAGAGGTCTAGATTTTGAAACTCTGTCCAGGTTCATCTTTGATAGATAGCTGGGCTTGGACATAAGAAAGGGTGCAGATGAATTGGGTTTTCAGCTGCTGCCTGCCTTCAATCCGTGCAATTTGAATGGATAAggatgttttatttaatttttctttttattttcctacaTAAAAGCATCCTATCGAAAAGATTTCAAATGCAAATGTGAAACCTTTAAAAATGCAGACGAGTCACTGTATGCATGCAGTTCAAGAAGCATTTTATTATAGCCTTATTGAGAGTCACTAGCAGTACATATATAACcttattatattatcaatgGCTTTAGAAGCATTTTCCATACAACTAAGTACAACAGAAAGACGGACTGCATACTAATTGCCAAACAAGTTGCACAGAGACTTGCTGAAAACAGATTATTCTAAGCATGCAAGCATATATAGTTTGACTGTCTCTCTAGGATTCATAGAGTTTGGAAGAGAGTCGGGGAGTGATGACAACTTGTAGGGGAGTTGCCTTGGTCAAGGTGAGGCCTAAGCCCTCAGTCATGTCCACCGGCTTGTTCAATGGTGTTGTAAACTCAAATCCCTGAAGCAAACGAGCTAGTGTCAATTGCGATACTTGCAAGGCAAACATGTCTCCAGGGCAAGATCTTCTTCCAGACCCAAATGGTATGAATTCAAAATGTTGACCTGAGGCATCCACATTTGCATGGCTTGAGAGAAACCTTTCAGGCAAGAAATTATTAGGTTCGTGCCAAACCCTTGGGTCACGATGCAGCTTCCACACATTCACAAGCAAGCGAGTTCCCTTTGGAATGTAATAGCCACAAACTTGACAATCTTCTATTGACTCGTGTGGAAACGATAAAGGGGATGGTGGGTATAAGCGCAAGGACTCTTTGATTATGGCTTGGAGGTAAACTAGATCTTTAATATCATAATCTTCCACCCATCTATCCCTTCCAACTTTGAGATCCAACTCTTCTTGGGCTCGTTTCAAAGCATgtttattgtttaataataagGATAAGAGCCATATCAGGTTAAGAGATATAGTATCAGAACCAGCCAAGATAAGAATCTACAACATGAAAATGGGGCCATAGTTAggcaaataaaagaaaataagctccaaatttattataaaataggtCAAAGAAACACCAATTAGCTAGTagtgaatatatataagaacCTTATTTGATTAAATGAAGTGTGCGattaattatttcaagtacCAATTTTATAAACGGACTTAATTGCAATACTGAGAAATATCTGATGGAATGATTCGAGAGTTATGGTATATAATACACGTATTCAGTACAGGAGAATTGGGCCAAGATGAATGCATTTTCCATGATTTAAAGATGTACTTGGGACTGATAAAAAGATCATTTTAATCCGGGATCTTGGGCTGTTGTTTTCTTAACCTTAGGGTAACACCTTTAATTAGCAAAAGAAGAGTAGTCTTGtagtcctttcctttttctattaGTGGTGCAACCAGCAATTTTCTTTAGGGGTAACTTTTTTACCATGTgacatatttatgtaaaataaaaagagattaaaaatcataaaaacataactatgTATAAAATTAGGCCTCAATAATTTGCTACacacaaagaaataaaattctaaaaattcaacttaatatatattttagatttttgattATAATGTTTCATGGAGTAATGttcatctattattatttttgtaatgaaatatttataatttatttttttcataaaaattatcaagtggtcttttagaatattatctttcattctaatatgtaagctattttttcaattatagtattatatgtttaatgtcAATCACCGATAGCAACTGAATATCTTCCCTTGTTAGGTATATACTTCTACTTTTCGCTAAATGACGAAGAAAATTAAACAAGCTCTTCACAAATGACAATTCctgtttattatttttgactattttttctttaaaaataatatttgcagttataGAATGCGTAagtttcatgcattttttaaaaaaaaaataagtaaatttaagatttatgtgaaaaaattatatttttaatggtggaccatatatttttcaaaacaaatgcACAGGACTTGCATAGCTTACGTATCATTGctcttttttcttattctcttttaCACCTAAAGTGACTTGGCACTAAAGCCtcgtttgaataatgagatgagatgagataatatatgaatagtagtcaaatagtttgtgaataatagtgaaattgtttaaattgagatgttttatgggattttgaaaaacaagagaaaaaaagttgaataaaaataatataaaattaaaatattattagaatatataattttgtcatttttttgggatttgagaaagttgaattattttttatattttgtttggaaatctgataaagttgtaatgattagataaaaaatttaaaaatttgaaattaaaaagtgtttatttttatggtgtttggatattgagataagatgaaaagaagtgagatgagataaaggGCTTTTACTATCCAAAACAGGCCTAAAGTTAAAAATCAGAAGGAATTAGAACTCTCATGATAGTTTCTTAAAATAGCAATATTCAGTATACAGAActaggaaaaagaaattatcttcaaatttgaaggtctTTAGCTAGGTTCGGATGTGAAACTCAAagattttgttagaatattatatcaGAATACTACTATATttagaatatattcataatattttagtatgtaTGATAATATAACTTATTTTGTACCATATTTAGCTTATTGCGTAAATTAGTTAATATCAATTAGTATCATTGATTGATtgtatttctattatttctctaaactcattttctataaataaggACATATATTAAATAGTCAAAGACACTTGAAAATAGTTGTAGCCTTTAAATTCTCTCTCCCTCGGTCTCccctctccatcttcttttctattttatttttattttccacagattttattctttttttgagTCCAACAGATCTTATTCTATCATGCGAGTAAGGTGTTTGCAAAACAATTAGTAACATTATACATACCAGTGCAGTTGCCTTGATAATGGTTTCTCGGCTATGACCAAAGATGGAATCCTCCTCAATTGCTGATAGCATGACATCGATGAAGTCTGGCTCGTGGCTTTGCTCATCAGTCTTGAGCCTCCTCGCGGTATGTTCTTCAACCCAACTTTCTATTAGAGAGTCCAATTCCTCCGCAACACGCTTCATAGATTTCACTTGGCCCTGCAAATCAATCCATTTGAGAATTGGAATGAGATCAAACATGACAGGAGTCCCAGCTAAATACATGAATTCTTTCATGGTTTTCCCTATGCGTTTTGCCTCTCCATCATTTCCACCATTGGCATAACCGAAATATCTCTTCCTCGCAATAACTTTAGTGATTATATTCAAGGCTAGGCCCTCGATCCATTCACTAATCACCACGCTGCCTGGGTTGTCTTCGTTGCTCCTGCAAACAGAGTAGAGATCTTTAACCAAAGTATCCACCTCGGAGACTTGCATGTTTTTGAGTTTCTCAAGCCGGCGGCTGGAGAGGAGTTCAGAAACCGTTAGCTTTCGCATCTTACTCCAATATGATCCATAATTGGAAAACCCGAATCCTGCATAGTTGTAAGCAAGGTATTTTCCCTGGCTAGACATTGGTCGTGCAGCGAAAGCCCTATCATTTGTGGTGAAGCACTCCTTGACTGCTTCATGGCTGCTAATCACAAGTGCAGGTTTCCTGCCAAACCGGATCTTGAAGATGGGACCATGTTTATCAGCGATGGCAGCCAAGGTTCTGGCGATTGTGTTTTGGGAACGAAGT encodes:
- the LOC121238740 gene encoding cytochrome P450 CYP82D47-like; translation: MEIISHLLAIAGVVLVLVLWYNQWRVKTGSHSKGMLAPEPSGALPIIGHLHQLRSQNTIARTLAAIADKHGPIFKIRFGRKPALVISSHEAVKECFTTNDRAFAARPMSSQGKYLAYNYAGFGFSNYGSYWSKMRKLTVSELLSSRRLEKLKNMQVSEVDTLVKDLYSVCRSNEDNPGSVVISEWIEGLALNIITKVIARKRYFGYANGGNDGEAKRIGKTMKEFMYLAGTPVMFDLIPILKWIDLQGQVKSMKRVAEELDSLIESWVEEHTARRLKTDEQSHEPDFIDVMLSAIEEDSIFGHSRETIIKATALILILAGSDTISLNLIWLLSLLLNNKHALKRAQEELDLKVGRDRWVEDYDIKDLVYLQAIIKESLRLYPPSPLSFPHESIEDCQVCGYYIPKGTRLLVNVWKLHRDPRVWHEPNNFLPERFLSSHANVDASGQHFEFIPFGSGRRSCPGDMFALQVSQLTLARLLQGFEFTTPLNKPVDMTEGLGLTLTKATPLQVVITPRLSSKLYES